A stretch of DNA from Tsuneonella amylolytica:
CAGGTCGGCAGCGCCGAGCTGCGCCTCGATGTTCGCCTGGAGGTAGGCAGTCAGCAGGTCCTCGTTGACGGTGTAGCCCTTGCCCAGCACGTCGTTCGCGGCATTGGGGCCGGTGGTCACCCGCGGCTCGAGCACCAGCACTCCGCCTGCGATCAGATCGCGCGCGTCGTAGCTGAGGATGGGTCCGAGCCCAAGGTAGCCGAGGTTGGTCGAACGCAGCTGGTACTGCGACGGAAGCGCGACCCGCGTCGCGGTGCCCGGCAGGCGGATGAACGCCTCGTCCGGGGTCAACGTCTTTTCGCGGCGGGTGTAGTTCATCCCCACCTGCACGCTCGAGAGGAAGCCGCCGTTGAGCTCCTTCTCGACCTCGGTGCGGAACTGCCACAGCTCGTCGTTGATGATGCGGTTGTTGGAGTAGCCGGCCTGCGGCACGGCGCCCCCGCCCCAGCCGAGCGGGTCGGTGAGGAAGATGCGGCTGGGATCGCTGTAGTCGAGCGACGGGCTGAACACGGTGCCGGTCGGGCCCGACTGGAAGCCGATCGTGGCCGCCGCGCCGTTGCCGGTGTTCGCGCCGTCGAAGCCGGTGCCGGCGTAGCTTTCGAGGCTCAGCTCGTTGCGGTCGGTGCGCGAATAGCCGACGTCGAAGAACGCGTGCCAGCCGTCGTCACCGTCGTAGTCGACGTTGAAGCCACCCGAATACTGGTCGGCCTTGCGCTGGAAGATGTCGTTGCGCACGACGCCGCGCACGTTGCCAAACGTGCCCGCCGTGGCGAAGCCGTCCTCGACCGTGGTGATCGAGGTGGTGGTGCCGAACGAGCCAAAGCCGAGCGGCAGTTCGATGCCGCGCTTCGACTGGTCGTCGTTGAAGTTCGAATAGAACCCGTCGAGCGTCATGCGAAGCGTCGGGGTCGCCTGGTACTGGACGGTCCCGTTGATGCCGAGGCGCTTGAGCTGGGTCGAGGTGACGTACGACTTCGATCCGCCGATCACGCTCGGGCTCGCCGCCGAACCGTCGCCGGCGTATCCCCAAGCATTGAATTCCTGCAGCTGGTAGGGCTCGTCGACGTATGATGCGGCGAGCGAGACGCCGAGGGTGTCGTCGGCGAACTGGTCGACGTAGGTCGCATTGACGCGGTAGCCGAGGTCCTTCGAACCGGCGTTGAGCTTGCCGAGATCGGCGTAGGAACCGCGCGCGCCGACCGCCAGGATACGCTTGCCCGTCTCGAGCGGGCGGATCGTGCGGATGTCGATCGTGCCGACGAGCCCCTGGCCGACGAGCGAGGCACTCGGCGACTTGTAGACGACGACCTGGTTGACGATTTCCGCCGGGTACTGGTCGAGCTCGACCGAGCGGTTGTCGCTGGTGGTCGTCTGCTCGCGGCCGTTGAGGGTCGTCTGCGAGAAGTCCGGGCCGAAGCCGCGGATGGCGATCACGTTGGCGCGGCCGTTGAGGCGCTGGGAGGTGAGGCCGGGCAGGCGGGCGATCGATTCACCGATCGATGCGTCGGGCAGCTTGCCGATATCTTCGGCGTTGATCGCCTCGACGATCTGCTCGGCACCCTTCTTGGTGTTCACCGCGTTCGCGAGGCTGGCGCCGTAGCCGGTGACGACGATCTCGTTCGGATCGGCTTCCTGGTCGGCCGGCGCGGTATCCTCGGCGGTGGTGGTCGCGTTGGGATCGGTATTGGTGCTGGCACCGGTCGTAGTCTGAGCAAACGCCGCCGGGGCGAAACCGCCGACCAGCGCGAATGCCAGAGCCGTTCCGCTGACGCCGCGGATAATGGTGGTGCGAAGTGTCACGATCGATCTCTCCCCTCGGGGGCGCCGTCCAAAAGCGCCGCTCTTGTCGGTCCGATACGGGCGCGACCGCCCCTCCCGGAAGCCGGTATACGTATGCTTGTGCAGTGCAGCATCACCGGTGTGGCCGATTTGCGACATCCGCGGTCCCACCGTTCGCACTGGCTTTCCATTCGTGCGCGCGCGGCATAAGTCTCGATGCGATCAGGGAGAGAGCATGGGCCGCGCACCGACCGGCAGGCCGACCAGTTTCGACATCGCCTACCTCGCCGGGGTTTCGCAGCCGACGGTGAGCCGGGCTTTGCGCGGCGACCGGTCGGTAGCACTGGCGACGCGCGAGAAGATCGAGCGGATCGCGCGCGAGCTCAATTACACCGTCGACAAGAACGCGAGCTCGCTGCGGAGCCAGCGGTCGAACACCATCGCCCTGCTCTTTTTCGAGGACCCCACTCCCGACGAAAGCATGATCAACCCGTTCTTCCTGGCGATGCTGGGGTCGATTACGCGCGCGGCGGCCAATCGCGGACTCGATCTCCTCATCTCGTTCCAGCGGCTCGAGGACGATTGGCACGTACGCTACCAGGACAGCCACCGGGCCGACGGGCTGATCCTGCTCGGTTACGGAGACTGGACGGTTTACCAGCAACGCCTCGAGCAGCTGCGCCGGCAGGGCACGCACTTTGCCCGATGGGGGTCGGTATCCAACGATGCCGGGGGCGGCACGGTGGGCTCCGACAACTTCGAGGCCGGGCGCATGGCGGGCGAGCATCTCGTGGCGCGGGGGCGGCGGCGGGTGGCCTTTCTCGGGCACGCCGACAGTCACTACCCCGAATTTGCCAGCCGGTACGAAGGTCTATGCGCCGCCCTGCGGACAGCCGGGCTCGAACCCGAGTCCGCGCTCCAGCACGATGCGGTGACGAGCGAGGAAGCCGGTTACCGCGCCGCGCGGGCGATCCTGGCGGGCGGCATCCCGTTCGATGCGATCTTCGCCGCGTCGGACCTGATCGCGATCGGCGCCCTGCGCGCGCTTGCCGAGGCGGGGCGCAGCGTGCCTAGCGATGTCGCGGTGGTCGGCTTCGACGACATTCCGGCCGCCAGCCTCACCCGCCCGCCGCTGACGACCGTGCAGCAGGACATTCGCGGCGCGGGGGAGATGCTGGTCGAGACGCTGCTCGCCAATATCGCGGGCCGGCCCCGTCCCGCCCCGCGACTGCCGACCCGTCTCGTCGTCCGTGAGAGCACCGCCACCGGCTGACCCTGCCGCCCGCAGTCGCCCGCTGCTGCCCGAACGAGGGCAGCGCACAACATTCGTATGCGGCTTGCCGCACTGGCCGGTTTGCGCCAGCGCCTGCCGGATGAAAGGGCGGTCCGAGCCGCCGAGGGACACGGGAAGGATGGGCCGCGCATGAGCCAAGTGCTGGAGAAACCGCGGCAGGGCTTTGCCGGGCTGTGGAACATCAGTTTCGGCTTCTTCGGCATCCAGATCGGCTTCGCGCTGCAGAACGGCAACATGAGCCGCGTCTTCCAGACGCTGGGCGCGAGCATGGACGACCTTCCCGCGTTGTGGGTCGCGGCACCGCTCACAGGCCTCATCGTCCAGCCTATCATCGGATACCTGTCCGACCGCACGTGGAACCGGCTCGGCCGCCGACGGCCCTATTTCCTCACCGGAGCGATCCTCGCCGCGCTGGCGCTGTTCCTCATGCCGCTCGCCCCGTCGTTCGGCGCGCCGCTGCTGTTCGCGTCCGCGCTGCTGTGGCTGCTCGACGCCAGCCTCAACATCTCGATGGAGCCGTTTCGCGCGTTCGTGGGCGACATGCTGCGGACCGACCAGCACGCCGCGGGCTATGCGGTGCAGACCGCCTTTATCGGTGCGGGCGCGGTGGTCGGCTCGATCTTTCCCTGGTTGCTCGACCAGATGGGGGTCGCCAACGTCGCCCCCGATGGCGCGTTGCCCGACACCGTCCGTTGGAGCTTCTGGGCGGGCGGCGCGGCGCTGTTTGCGGCAGTGCTGTGGACGGTGCTGACGACCCGCGAATACTCGCCCGAACAGCAAGCTGCGTTCGCGGGCGCCGACGCGGTCCCCACCCACCAGCCGGTCGAGGCGCTGGCGGAAAAGGGATCGGGCGGACCGTTCGCCTGGGTCGCCGCGGGCGCCGTCGTCATGATCCTCGTCGACGTGCTGGCGCTGGAGAAGGAGGTCTATCTCCTCGGCGCACTGCTGATCGCCTACGGCGCGCTCAGCAGCATCGCGATCCGCCTCGCGCGAAAGGGCCGCGTCAACGGAATGCTGACCCAGATCGTCGGCGATTTTTCCGGAATGCCCGAGGTGATGAAGCGCCTCGCGCTGGTCCAGTTCTTCAGCTGGAGCGCGCTGTTCATCATGTGGATCAACACGACCCCGGTCGTGACGCAGTACGTCTACGGCAGCACCGATACCGCCAGCGCGGCTTACAACGACGGCGCGAACTGGGTGAACGTACTGTTCACGGTCTACAACGGCGTTGCGGCGGTCGCGGCGCTGGCGCTCCTCCCGTGGATGAGCCGTAGGTTCGGACAGGTGAAGACGCACTCGATCTGCCTGACGCTGGGCGCGG
This window harbors:
- a CDS encoding MFS transporter, with protein sequence MSQVLEKPRQGFAGLWNISFGFFGIQIGFALQNGNMSRVFQTLGASMDDLPALWVAAPLTGLIVQPIIGYLSDRTWNRLGRRRPYFLTGAILAALALFLMPLAPSFGAPLLFASALLWLLDASLNISMEPFRAFVGDMLRTDQHAAGYAVQTAFIGAGAVVGSIFPWLLDQMGVANVAPDGALPDTVRWSFWAGGAALFAAVLWTVLTTREYSPEQQAAFAGADAVPTHQPVEALAEKGSGGPFAWVAAGAVVMILVDVLALEKEVYLLGALLIAYGALSSIAIRLARKGRVNGMLTQIVGDFSGMPEVMKRLALVQFFSWSALFIMWINTTPVVTQYVYGSTDTASAAYNDGANWVNVLFTVYNGVAAVAALALLPWMSRRFGQVKTHSICLTLGAVGFVMFFFVRDAQALLLAEVGIGIAWASILAMPYAILASNLPQAKLGIYMGLFNVFIVVPQLLVATVMGTIMKHAFPGEPVWTMLFAAASWLVAAAAMTRVASAIPQKA
- a CDS encoding LacI family DNA-binding transcriptional regulator encodes the protein MGRAPTGRPTSFDIAYLAGVSQPTVSRALRGDRSVALATREKIERIARELNYTVDKNASSLRSQRSNTIALLFFEDPTPDESMINPFFLAMLGSITRAAANRGLDLLISFQRLEDDWHVRYQDSHRADGLILLGYGDWTVYQQRLEQLRRQGTHFARWGSVSNDAGGGTVGSDNFEAGRMAGEHLVARGRRRVAFLGHADSHYPEFASRYEGLCAALRTAGLEPESALQHDAVTSEEAGYRAARAILAGGIPFDAIFAASDLIAIGALRALAEAGRSVPSDVAVVGFDDIPAASLTRPPLTTVQQDIRGAGEMLVETLLANIAGRPRPAPRLPTRLVVRESTATG
- a CDS encoding TonB-dependent receptor, which gives rise to MTLRTTIIRGVSGTALAFALVGGFAPAAFAQTTTGASTNTDPNATTTAEDTAPADQEADPNEIVVTGYGASLANAVNTKKGAEQIVEAINAEDIGKLPDASIGESIARLPGLTSQRLNGRANVIAIRGFGPDFSQTTLNGREQTTTSDNRSVELDQYPAEIVNQVVVYKSPSASLVGQGLVGTIDIRTIRPLETGKRILAVGARGSYADLGKLNAGSKDLGYRVNATYVDQFADDTLGVSLAASYVDEPYQLQEFNAWGYAGDGSAASPSVIGGSKSYVTSTQLKRLGINGTVQYQATPTLRMTLDGFYSNFNDDQSKRGIELPLGFGSFGTTTSITTVEDGFATAGTFGNVRGVVRNDIFQRKADQYSGGFNVDYDGDDGWHAFFDVGYSRTDRNELSLESYAGTGFDGANTGNGAAATIGFQSGPTGTVFSPSLDYSDPSRIFLTDPLGWGGGAVPQAGYSNNRIINDELWQFRTEVEKELNGGFLSSVQVGMNYTRREKTLTPDEAFIRLPGTATRVALPSQYQLRSTNLGYLGLGPILSYDARDLIAGGVLVLEPRVTTGPNAANDVLGKGYTVNEDLLTAYLQANIEAQLGAADLTGNVGVQAINTEQKSTGFVFPAAGPLLRTLGDDYWDVLPSLNLSLRLPSNTVLRFAAAREIMRPRLDDMRLSIGYGIDASVPGGLIRGGGGNPYLRPYRANAVDFNVEQYFGTGGVVALQLFYKDIKSYIFNGRIPFDYSGFPTPTGAAAYPNLPAIGTLDAPVNTGGGDLYGGELAVTLPFSTFSSALEGFGITGGAGYTKTNVEDADGNETQIPGYSKWVVNGTAYFEKYGFNARASARYRSTFLGDFTGFGGSPTRRTALAETIIDAQIGYDFQPGSALEGLSLYLQGQNLTDERFASVGANRNQVIDYQIYGRRFLAGFTYKF